Within Prosthecodimorpha staleyi, the genomic segment GACATCCTTGACCAGCGGATGCGCCGAACGGATGAAGCTCTCCGAGCAGCAGGTGCATTCCAGCCCGTGCATCCAGATGACCGGCGTGCGCGGCTTGGTCTCCAGCGCTTCGGCCATCTCGGCGGCGGCGATCGGACCGAGGCCGAGGCTCGCGGCGGTCAGATTGCAGAACTTCACGAAGCTGCGGCGGGTGATGCCCTGCCGGCGGATGACCTCGTAGAATGTCTCGGTGGCGGCTGCCATGTCGTCCCCCCTCCCTTTCTCGGCTGCTCGTTGGCGGGAAGCCTGATCGCAAGAGCCGTGCCGGATGGGGGCTGATTTGGATTTATTCTAATAATCAATCAGTTGCAGAATCGCCGTGTGGCCTGACGGTGGGGCGGGCGGATACTGGCTTTCCAGGAGCGAAAAGCGAGTGACCACCCGGACCGGGTCAGTGGGCCGTGCAGACCATGCAGGGATCGAAGGACCGGACGACATGCTGGACCGCCACCGCGCGGCCCGGCTGGTCGCCGACCGGGGTGCCGACCAGCGCCTGTTCGAGCGGACCGGGCCGGCCGGCGGCGTCGCGCGGCGAGAAGTTCCAAGTCGTCGGGGCGACGATCTGGTAGCGCTGGATGCGCTCGCCGCGCACCGCGATCCAATGACCGAGCGCGCCGCGGGCGGCCTCGACCAGGCCCTCGCCGGCGCCGTCGCCATAGCGGACGGCCTCGGGCGCGCAGAAGGCCTCGCGCAGGTCGAGCGCCCGCACCCAGCCTTCGACGGCCAGCACCAGGCGCGCCGTCTCGACCATGCGGGCGAGGATGCGGGTCGTCACCGTGGTGGCGCCGTCGCGTTCCAGCAGCGCGCGGATCAGCGGCTGCCCGTCGACGGCCTGGCGCGCCACCGCGCCGACCTCGACCGGCCGCCCGTCGAGCCGCGGCGCCTTGGCGAAGCTGTAGCCCTCGGGGCGGTCGACATCGGGCCGCGTCTCGCCGCGGGCGGGATGCAGGGCGGGGCCGTCCTGCATCCAGGCATGCGACAGGTCCTCGGCGATCCGGTCGGGATCGAGCGGCCGCCAGCCGTCCGAGGGTTCGGTCAGGCCGCCGGCGAACAGCGCGCCGTCCTCGCCGTGATAGGCGCCGAAGCTCATCAGCGGCCCCGGTCCGCGGCCGAGCCGGTCGCAGCCGGTTGCCGCCGCGATGCGCAGGAAATGCGGCAGGTCGGCCCGCCCGGCCTCGGCATAGGCGGCGAGCGCGCCGGCGGTCTCGATGGCCAGGAAATCCTCGACCGGCACGCCGAGCACGATGCGTTCGAACGCCGCGCGGAAGTCCCGCCAGATGCCGGCGAGCCGCATGCGAGCGCCGAGATCGAGTGCGCGCGTCGTCCCGCCCGGCTGGAAGGCGAGGCTGTGCGGCCACTTGCCGGCGATCAGGCCCATCACATGCAGGAGCCGGGCGCGCACCGGCAGGATCTCGGCGGAAGCCGCGCCGGTCTCGGCGGCGAAGCGCTCGGCGGCGGCCGGATGCCAGGCGGCGCCGGCATAGTCGGGCCGGGCGAAGTCGGGCATGAAGAAGACGACGAAATGGGTCAGGTGGTCGGCGATGTTCTCCGCCGCATGGGCGATGTTGGCGGCCAGCACGCCGTTCGGCGCCGCCACCGTGCCGGACAGCGCGCGCAGGGCCGCCACCGCCGCCATCGACTGCGAGACCGAGCAGATGCCGCAGATGCGCGGCGCGATCACCAGCGCGTCGGCCGGCGCGCGGCCGACCAGGATTTGCTCGAAGCCGCGATAGAGCGGCGTCGTCACCCGCGCCTCGCGAACGACGCCGTCGCCGGTCTCGAGCCGGACCTCGAGATCGCCCTCGACCCGGTTGAACGGCCCGACGATGGTGCGCGTCATCGCGTGCCCGGTCCCCGGCCCGGCGGCACGACCGGTCGGTCGGCGCGGGCATTGTCGCGCACGCGCTTCGGGGTCGCCGATTTCGACAGCGCGGCGAGCGCCACGAACCAGGCCTTGGGCATGTCGAGCGGCAGGCCGACCGGGATGCCGGCGATCTTCGGGGTCGCCAGGAAGCCGCGGATATTCTCGAAGCCCGGCGCCGTGCAGGCGACGCAGGCATAGCCGCCGTCCGTGCAGGTGCCGCCGCCGTTCCAGCTGCGCTGGTTGCAGTCGCCGACCGCCTGGGTCGCCTTGCAGCCCAGATTCTCCATCATGCAGCCGCGGTCGGATGGCCGCTCGGCGCTGGCCTTGAATTCGTAGAATTCGTTGCGGCTGCAGCCGTGATGGGCCAGATGGTCGGCGAAGAAGCGCGGCCGACCGAGCGCGTCGAGATCGCCCGGGCCGATCAGTCCGGCCGCGACCGCCTCCAGCGTCTCCATGATCCAGCCCGGATGCGGCGCGCAGCCGGAGACGTTGATCACCGGCATGCCGCTCCGCGCGCGGAAGTCCGTGCCGAGCACGCCGCCGGGGCCGCGCGCCGTGTGCTGCAGCCCGCGCGCATCGGTCGGGTCCGGATCGCCGGCCGGAATGCCGCCGAAGGCCGCGCAGGAGCCGACCGCCACCACCGTGCCGGCGCGCGGGGCAAGCGCCCGCACCCAGTCGAGCATGGTGCGGTCTGTGCCGGCGAAGCGATTGAACCGGCCGGTGCCGTTCGGCCCGCACAGGACCGCGCCTTCCAGGCACAAAATGTCGAGCGGTTCGGCGCCGCTCTCGATCCGCTCCAGCCGCTCGATCACCTCCGCGCCGGTGGCGAGGCTGACCGAGGGGTGCCAGATCAGGTCGATGCCGACTGCGTTCAGCTCCGCCGACCAGCCGCGCGCGCCGCATTCGAGCACCGCCATGGTGCAGCCGCCGCAGCTGCCCGCCTGCAGCCAGAGAAGGGTGGATCGGTCGGCCATCCGGTGATCGCAGCTCCCGCCCGCTCAAACTCGCGGCCCCCGCCGCCGCCCGCCGCCGAGAGGACGGCGCCTGCGCGGACTATCGCGGATCGACCCGCCTGTCCGCAAGCCGGCTCGGCGACCGGGCTGCAAACCCGCACGCCGCCCTGGCCACCGGCCAACCGGGCAGACCGCGGGAACCAACCGACCATCCGCCGTGGCGGACCGCCGCGTCTTGCGTCAGGATGCCGGGCGGTCCAGCGGGCGGCCGGGGGAGGGGCGGCCTGTGCTGACATTGCGCCAGATCGAGGTCATCCGGGCGGTCACCATCGCCGGCACGGTCGCGGGGGCGGCCAAGCTGCTCGGCGTCTCGGCGCCCGGGATCAGCCGGCTGATGAAATACACCGAGCGCTCGCTCAACCTGAAGCTCTTCGAGCGCAAGCAGAACCGCTATTTCCCGACCCGCGAGGCGGAGGACATCTTCGAGCAGATCAACGCCGTCTATGCCCGCGTCGAGGACCTGCAGACCACCCTGCGCCGGATCGAGCGCGGCGGCGGCATCGATTTCCGCCTCGCCTCGGTGCCGTCCATGTCCAACGTCATGGTGCCGCGCGCGCTGCACCGGCTGCGCGGCGATTTCCCCGACATCGCGATCGACCTCGACATCGTCAAGGTGCAGGAGGCGCAGGACTATCTGCTGCTCGGCCGCTGCGAATTGGTCGTGCTCAGCTACGGCTTCGAGCATCCCGGCATCGCCATGGTGCCGCTCGCCGTCGGCGGCCTGCGCTGCATCGTGGCGCGGAGCCATCCGCTCGCCGCGCAGGATGTCGTCTCGGCGGCCGAGATCGCCCAACATCCGCTGGTCGGGGTCAGTCCGGACGATCCCTATGGCCGCAACGCCACCGAGATGTTCCGGCGCGCCGGCATCGCCTTCGAGATGACCATGACGGTGCGCTTCGGCGTAACCACGACCGGGCTCGTCCGCGCCGGCCTCGGCATCGCCATCGTCGACCAGTTCGCGGTCGCCGGCGAGGACCTGTCGGGCGTCAAGGTGCTGCGCATCCGAGAGCCGACCCGGTTCGAGCCGGTCGTCGCCGTCCGGGCCGACCGGCCGCTGTCGCGCCACGGCGAGCGCTTCCTGAAGCTGCTGCGCGAGGAAATGGAGGCCGAAGCGCGCCAATCGTAACATCATGTTATGTCTGTCGCATCAAACGGTCATCGCGATAGGTCGCGGAGCGTGCTAGCAATGGCGTTCCGGCAGCGTTTCCAGCGCGGCCGCAAGGTCAAAATGGCGCTTCGTCCCGGCTGCGGCAGACGAGGCCCGACGGGAGGAAAACATGGTCAGCCTATCTCAGATCGCCGCGCGCCGCGGCGTCCTCGGCGGCATCGTGCTCGCCGGCGCCCTGGCGGTGTCCAGCCTTTCGGCTCGTGCGGCCGACGATACCGTCTTCATCCCCAATGTCGTGGAACTGTCCGGCGCGGGCGCCGTATCGGGGACCAACTGGCGCGACGGCATCACGCTCGCCGTGGAGGAGATCAACGCGGCCGGCGGCATCCTCGGCAAGAAGCTCAACGTGCCGCATCTCGACACCCAGAGCGACGCCAGCATCGCGCGCGCCCAGGTGCAGAAGGTGATGGACGACAAGCCCTATGTCATCCTCGGACCGGTCTTCTCCGGCTCGGTGCTGGTGACCATGGCGCTCGCCCAGCAGAACGAGATCGCCGAGATCGTCGGCGGCGAGGCGGCGGCGATCACCCAGCGCGGCAACGCCTTCGTGTTCCGCACCTCGTTCGGCCAGCAGTTCTCGATGCCGAAGATCGCCAACTACATCCGCGACGGCCTGAAGGCGAAGTCGGTCGCCGTGCTGTGGGTCAACAACGACTTCGGCAAGGGCGGCCGCGACAACTTCACCAAGGAGATGCAGGCACGCGACATCAAGGTCGTCGCCGACATCTCGACCGAATCCGGCCAGGTCGACTTCGCCGCCGACGTGGTCAAGCTGAAGGCCGCCAATGCGGATGCCGTCTTCGTCTATACCAACGAGGAGGAGAGCGCCCGCTTCCTGAAGGAGGCGCGCAAGCAGTCGCTCAAGGGCGCGCTGATCGGCGAGACCACGCTTCTGTCGCAGAAGGTGATCGAGTTGGCCGGCGAGGCCGCCAACGGCGTGCGCGGCCATGTCGGCCTGTCTTCCGACGCGCCCGTGCCCGCGCTCGCGACCTTCGCCGAGAAGTTCAAGAAGCGGTTCAACTACGCCAACGACCATAACGGCATCAAAGGCTACGTGGCCGTCTATGCGATCAAGCATGTCACCGAGAAGATCGGCAAGTTCGACAGCAAGGCCTTCGCGGAAGCGCTGCACGGCATGACCATCACGCCGGACAAGACGCCGGGCATCCTGATGGAAGCGACCTGGGACAAGAACGGCGACATCGACCGGGCGAGCTTCCTGGGCGAAGTCGTCGCCGGCAAGCAGAAGATCGTCGAAGTCCTGCCCAAGCTGAACAAGTAACCTGACCGGCATCCGCCGGGGCCCGTTCGGGGCTCCGGCGGATGCGGCGACCGCCCGGGCCGGCCACGGCACCCGCGCCGCGCGGGCTATCCGTCGTCCGATCGCACCCGTCTACCCCCCGCTGTCCGTCCACCCGCCCGTGCCGCCGCCCGCGCACCGCGCCAGGGACCCGACCATGGCCTCATTCCTGCAATTGCTCGTCTCCGGCCTGGCGACCGGCGCCATCTACGCGCTGGTGGCGGTCGGCTTCTCGCTCCTGTGGCAGACCTCGCAGACGATCAATTTCGCGCAGGGCGAATTCGTCATGGTGCCGGCCTTCTTCGTGCTGGTTGCCATGCACACGCTCGGACTGCCGTTCTGGCTGGCCGCGATCGTCGGCATCGCGACCGCCGCGCTGGTGCTCGGCGTCCTGTTCAAGCGCATTATTGTCGACCAGATGCTGCGCCACGGCGTGCTGCCGCTGGTCGTCTCGACCATCGCCCTGTCGCTGTTCATGCGCGAGGCGGTGAAGGATTTCTATTCCGCGCAGGCGCAGCCTTTCCCGTCGCTGGTCGCCGACCGCGACATCACCCTGTTCGGCGTCGTCTTCTCGGCCCAGAGCCTGGCGCTGCTGGTGGTCGCCGTGGCGATCGTCGCCGCCCTGCACATCTTCCTGCAGCATACCCGCTTCGGCCGCATGATGCAGGCGACCGCCCAGAACCCGACCGTGGCGCGCATCCTCGGCATCGATGTCGAGCGCATGATCCTGACCACCTTCCTGGTCAACGCGGTCCTGTGCGCGATCGCCTCGATCCTGATCAGCCCGATCTATCTGGCCAAGTTCACCAATGGCGAGACGCTCGGCCTTGCCGCCTTCGTGGCCGCGATCATCGGCGGCTTCAACCAGGCGCGCGGCGCCATGGCGGGCGGCATCCTGCTCGGCGTGCTCGACAATCTGTGCGCCGCCTACATGTCGGCGCAGTACCGCTCCGCCGTCCCGCTGATCCTACTGGTCCTGTTCATCCTGTTCCGGCCGCAGGGCCTGATGGGCCGCGTCGAGGAGCGGACCGTATGAGCCTCGCCCGCATCCTCGGCCTTCTCGCCGTCCTGATCGCCGTCGGGCTGCTCATCGCCGCCCCGACGATGCTGCGCTCCTACGGCGTCTATCTGCTGGCCTTGTGGTCGGTGACCACCATCGCGGCGCTCGGCCTCAACCTGACGCTCGGCTATGCCGGCCAGATCTCGCTTGCCCAGGGCGCCTTCGTCGGCATCGGCGCCTATACGGTCGCGCTCGCCACCGCGGCGGGCATTCCCTATTTCGTCGCCTTCCTGGGCGCCGGGCTGATCACCTTCGCGATCGGCTGGTGCCTCGGCTATCCGGCGCTGCGCGTGCAGCACCATTTCCTGGCCTTCGTGACGCTCGCCTTCTCGACGCTGGTCTTCCTGGTGCTGCGCAACGAGCAATGGCTGACCAACGGCATCTACGGCATCAACGACATCGCCCGGCCGAAGGTGTTCGGCCTGTCGACCAATCGCAACCCGGACTTCTACTATTTCGCGCTCGGCATGCTGGCCCTGTTCGCCGGGCTGCAATGGTGGATGCTGCGCTCGCCCTGGGGCCGGGCTTTCGTGGCAATCCGCGAGAACCCGCTGCGCGCCGCCTCGCTCGGCATCGACGTGCGCCGCTACACCCTGATGGCCTTCGCGATCGGCTCGGCCTATGGCGGCTTCGCCGGCGCCCTCTATGCGCCGCTGGTGCAGTTCATCGAGCCGAACTCGTTCCAGCTGACCTATTCGCTGAAGCTCCTGCTGATCGTGCTGGTCGGCGGTGCGGGCTATTTCATCGGCCCCTTTTTCGGCGCGATGATCGAGATCCTGCTGCCCGAATGGCTGCGCTTCACGCAAGGGTACTATCTGCTGATCTATGCCACCCTGGTGGTGATCCTGATGGCCGTCTGCCCGAAAGGCCTCGTCGGTGCGGTGGCGCTGATCGCCGAACGCCGGCGCAAGCCGCCCGGCCGTGCACCCGGCCCCGGCGGAACGCTCGACCCCGGTGGCGCCACGCCCGGCCCGACCGGCGCGGCATCCGCTTCCCATTCCCGATAGGACCCCGTCCATGCGCCTCGCCAAGACCCTGTCCGATGCCGATGCGCGCGCCGCACTCGAGGCCATGCGGGCGGCCCTCGCCGACCGCGGCAAGACCGCCGTCCTGGCGGTCGCCGACGATCACGGCGAGCCGATCGCGTTGCTGCGTCTCGACGGCGCGCCGCTCAGCTCGGTCGCGGTCGCCACCAACAAGGCCTTCTCGGCCGCCCGCCTGCGCCGACCCTCCGGCGAGACCGGACGGCGCGTCCGCCATCCGGAGACCGGTTTCGACATCGCCTATTACGGCGACCCCCGCTATGTCGGCTGGGGCGGCGGCCTGCCGGTCATGGTCGACGGTGTGGTGGCCGGGGCGGTCGCGGTCTCCGGCCTGACCGATGCCGAGGACGAGGAGATCGCCGCCATCGGCATCGCCGCGATCCTCGCCGCCCTCTGACCCGCCTCGAAAGGGACCCTTGATGTCATCCCAGGAACGGTTCTGCCTGGCCGGCGTGATGGGCCAGCCCGTGCTCCATTCGCGCTCGCCGATGATCCATGGCCACTGGTTCGCCCAATATGGCCTCAAGGGCGCCTATGTGCCGCTGGCGATCCCGCCGGAGCGGCTGGAGGCGGCTTTGCGCGCCCTGCCGGCGCTCGGCTTTTCCGGCTGCAACATCACGCTGCCCCACAAGGTCGCCGCCATGGCGGTGATGGACGAGGTCGACCCGCGGGCCCGGCGCATCGGCGCGATCAACTGCGTCGTGGTCCGCCCGGACGGCTCGCTCTACGGCTGCAACAACGATGGCTTCGGCTATCTCGAAAGCGTTCGCGAGCGCTTCCCGGACTGGCGCGTGGATGCCGGCCCGATCGTGGTGCTCGGCGCCGGCGGCGGCGCCCGGGCGGTGGTGGCGGCGCTGGCGGACGCCGGCGCGCCGGAGATCCGGCTGGTCAACCGCAGTGCCGATCATGCCGTCGCGCTGGCGGCCGAATATGGCGGTCCGGTCAAGGCGGTCGACTGGTCGCGCCGGGCCGAGATCCTCGACGATGCCGCCATGGTGGTCAACACCACCACCCAGGGCATGACCGGCCAGCCGGCGCTGGATCTCGCGCTCGACCGGCTGCCGGTCGCCGCGCTGGTCTCCGACATCGTCTATATCCCGCTGGAGACGCCGCTCCTCGCTGCCGCCCGCGCGCGCGGCAACCGGACCGTCAACGGGCTCGGCATGCTGATCAACCAGGCCCGCCCGGCCTTCCAGGCCTGGTTCGGCATCCTGCCGGAGGTGACCCCGGATCTGCGCGCCCGCCTGGAGGCCTCGGTCGGATGAGTGCGGCGGATGATCTCGCGCCCGGTCCGGGCGCCTATTTCGATCTGACCGGGCAGGTCGCGCTGGTCACCGGCGCCTCGCGCGGCATCGGCTTCGCCATCGCCTCCGCGCTCGGCCGGGCCGGTGCCACGGTGGTGCTCAATGCCCGTACGGCCGCCTCGCTCGAGGCCGGTGCCGCCGCCTTGCAGGCGGCCGGGATCGTCTGCGAGACCGCCCCGTTCGATGTCGCCGACGGACAGGCCGCGGCGGGCGCGGTCGCTGCCATCGAAGCGCGGCACGGCCGGCTCGACGTGCTGGTCGGCAATGCGGGGGCGACCAACCGGGCCGCGCTCGGCGACTGGACCGAGGCGGCCTGGGACGCGATCCTCGACACCAACCTGCGCTCGGCCCTGTTCCTGGCCCAGGCGGCGGCCGGGCCGATGCGCCGGCAGGGCTCTGGCCGGATCGTCTTCACCAGCTCGATCACCGGCATCCTCGGCCGCGCCACCATCCACGCCTATGTCGCCTCCAAGGCCGGGCTCGCCGGCCTGACCCGCTCGCTCGCCGCCGAACTTGGCCCGCATGGCATCACCTGCAATTGCATCGCGCCCGGCTATGTCGAGACCGACTTGAGCCGCCCGCTGATGGCCGACCCGGCCTTCGTGCAGCGGGTCGTCGACCGCACCGCGCTGAAGCGCTGGGCCAAGCCGGAGGAGATCGCCGGCGTCGCCCTGATGCTCGCCTCGCGGGCCGGCAGCTACGTCACCGGCCAGCAGATCGCCGTCGACGGCGGCATGACGACGACCATGTAGGGCGTCTTCGCCGCCAGGGCGTCTTCGCCGCCAGGGCGTCTTCGCCGCCGGGGCGTCTTCGCCGCCGTAGCGCCTTCACCGTTCGCCCCGCCCGTTCCGGGTTTCCGTCTCCGCGCCGTCATACAGGCTTCACGAGACCGGATCATTCTCGGAGAGTTAGCCGGACGGACGATGATGATCGAAGTCGAAAGCGAATACCCCGGTACTGTATTCTCCCCCGAGGCGTCTGAAGACTTCCGGTTCAGCTATGCCAGACCCGAACAGAAGCCCTTCGACCGTGCGCTGATTCGTGTCGTCGAAGCCGTCACCGGCCAGGCGCGCCTGGAGCGGCTCTATCGCACCTGGGCGGCCAGCGGCGACCGGTCGAAATCCTTCTTCGAGGCGGCCCTGGACCTTCTGCGCGTGCGGCCGCGCTTCGACGGCCATCCGCTCGCCGCGATCCCGACCGATCGGCCTGTGCTGTTCCTGGCCAACCATCCCTTCGGCGTCATCGACGGCCTGACCCTCGGCTGCCTCGCCACCAAGGTGCGGCCGGATCTGAAGATCATGACGCACAGCATGCTGTGCCAGGTGCCCGAGGCGCGGCCCTACCTGCTGCCGGTCGATTTCGATCGCAGCGCAGCGGCCCGGCTGACCACGGTCCGGACCCGCCAGCGCGCCATCGAGTGGCTGTCGGACGGCCACGCGGTCGGCATCTTCCCGGGCGGCGGCATCGCGACCGCCGGGCGTCCGCTGCGCGGGCCGGCGCTGGAGCATCCCTGGCACGTCTTCGTCGCGCGGCTGCTCGCCGTGCCGGACCTGCTGGTCGTGCCGGTCTTCTTCCACGGCCAGAATTCGCGCCTGTTCCAGGTCGCCAGCCACCTGAACTATCCGCTGCGCGTCGCGCTGATCTTTCACGAAACCCGCCGCCGGATGGGCCGCGACCTGCGCGTCACGATCGGCACGCCGTTCCGCGCCGACAGCCTGCCCAAGACCGACCGCGCCGAGGCGCTGGACGACCTGCGCCGGCGGACCCTCTCGCTCGGCAATGCCCGCCCGGAAGTGCTCGCCAACACCTTCCGGTTCCGCGACTGGATCGAGGTCGACTGATCCGACCCGCCGCCTATTGCCGGCGTGCCGCCACCTCGGCCAGGATGCGGTCGGCGGCCATCCAGCCGACCATCATGGCGGGCGCATTGGTGTTGCCCGAGGTGACGGTCGGAAAGATCGAGGCATCGGCGACCCGCAGGCCGTCGACGCCATGGACCTTGAGATCGGGGTCGACCGCGCTGCCGCCCGGGTCCGGCCCCATCCGGCAGGTGCCGCAGGGATGGAAGACCGAATAGGCGCGCGCCCGGATGTCGGCGGCCAGCGCGTCGTCGGAGGCGCAATCCGGACCGGGCTTCAGTTCGGCGGCGATCAGGTCGCGGAAGGTCGGCGCTTCGGCGAGGCGGCGCAGGAAGCGGGCGCCGGCCAGGATCGTCGTGCGATCCTCCTCGGTGTCGAGATAGTTCGGGACGATCAGCGGCGCGACGGACGGGTCGGCAGAGCGGATCGCGACATGGCCGCGGCTGGTCGGCCGGCAGGGCGAGACGCTGGTCGAGAAGCCCGAGAAGGGATCGGGCTTCATCAGCGCACGCACCCCCGGAACGGCACGCTCGTAAGAGAGCGGCGAGAAGTAGAGCTGCATGTCGGGGCGGTCGAGATCGGCGCGCGTCCGGAAGAAGCCGCCGCCCTGGTTGACGCTCAGCGACAGCGGCCCGCGCCGGCCGAACAGATAGGCTAGCCCGGCGCGGATCTGGCCGATCAGCGGCAACAGGTCGTCGTTGAGGCTCGGGCGGCGCGCCCGGTAGACATGGTCGTAGCAGAGATGATCCTGCAGGTTCTGCCCGACGGCGGGACTGTCGACGCGGGGTGCGATGCCGTGGCGGGCGAGCAGGTCGGCCGGGCCGATCCCCGACAGCTGCAGAATCTGCGGCGAGTTGAAGGCGCCAGCCGTCAGGATGACGCCGCCGCCCGCCCGCACCTCGTGCACGCGCCCGCCGCGCCGGTAGCGGATGCCGACGGCGCGGCGGCCCTCGAACAGGATCCGTTCGGCCAGCGCACCGGTGACCAGGCGGACGCGGCCGGTCTTCAGGGCCGGCTTCAGGAAGGCGGTGGCGGCCGAAACCCGGCGGCCGTTGCGGGTGGTGATCTGGTAGTGGCCGACGCCCTCGGTGGTGGCGCCGTTCAGGTCCGGATTGGCCGGCAGGCCGGCCTCCAGGCCGGCGCGCACGAACAGGGCGGTCAACGGGTGGCATTCGCCGGCGATGTCGGAGATGTGGACCGGGCCGCCGGCGCCGTGCCATTCGGAGGCGCCGAGCGCGTGATCCTCCATGCGCCGGTAGGCGGCCAGCACGTCGGCGCCCGACCAGCCCGGATTGCCGGCCGCCGCCCAGCCGTCGAAATCCTCCGCCTGCCCGCGCGACCAGACCATGGCGTTGATCGAACTCGATCCGCCGACCACCTTGCCGCGCGGCTGGTAGACGACGCGGCCGTCCAGGCCCGGCACGGCTTCGGTGCGGTACATCCAGTTCAGCCGCGGCGCATAGAAGGTCTTGCCGTAGCCGATCGGCAGGTGGATCCAGGGGCTCAGGTCGCGCGGCCCGGCCTCCAGCACCAGGATCCGGCCCCGGCCGGCCTCCGCCAGACGTCCGGCCACGACGCATCCGGCCGAGCCCGCGCCGACCACGATCCAGTCATAGTTTTCCATCGGAACCCCGTCAGCCGGCGCGGCCCTCGCCGCGGTCGCGCTGGACCATGACCGAGATCAGGCCGATCAGCCCGGATCCGACCATCAGGAACAGCGAGACTGCGTTCAGGACCGGCGTCGAGCCCTGTTTCATGCGGTCGAACATGGTGATCGTCAACGGCGGGTCTGACCCGACCAGCATCAGCGTCGTGTTGAAATTCTCGAACGAGATCAGGAAGGCGACCAGGCCGGCGCCGATCACCGCCGGCGCCAGATAGGGCAGCGTCACGGTCAGGAAGGCGGCGGCCGGGGTCGCGCCGAGATCGAAGGCGGCCTCTTCCAGCGCCCGGTCGAACTTGCGCAGCCGGGCGGCGATGACCAGCGTGGCGATGGTGGCGATGAAGGAGAACTGGCCGAGCACGACCAGCAGCAGCCCCGGTCGCAGCGCCGCCACCTCCCAGCCGAAGCGGTCGTCGAGCGCATTGGCGACGGTCGAGGAGAAGGCCAGGATCGAGATGCCTAGGATCACGCCCGGAATGACCAGCGGCGCCAGCATCATCAGATAGGCGAAGCTCTTGAAGGGGAAGTCGTGCCGCTCGAACAGGAAGGCGGTGGTGGTGCCGACCAGGATCGAGACGGCCGTGGTGGCGAGCGCGACCAGCACCGAATTGCCGATGCCGCGCAGGATGTTGCGGTCGTGCAGGAGGCCGATCCGGGGCTCGGTCGTGCCGATGAACCAATCCAGCGTGAAGCCCTTCCAGGGCAGCGCCGGAAAGAGCGAATCGTTGAAGGCGAAGACGGCGACGACGACCAGCGGCACCGCCAGATAGATCAGGAACAGGCCGACATAGGCCTTGTAGGCGGCATCGACGAAGGGCGAGCGGGGCAGCGTGCGCAGCATGGTCAGCGCCCCAGCGTCGAGGACAGGGACTGGCCGGTCAGCCGGAGGCCGATCCAGACGATCAGGCTCGACGTCGCCAGCAGCACGAAGCCGAAGGCGGAGCCGACCTCCCAATTGAAGCGCGTGATGAACTGCGTGTAGATCTGCGCCGTGAACCACTGGCTCGACTTGCCGCCGAGCAGCGTTGGGGTCAGGTAGTTGCCGAGCGTCAGCATGAAGACCACGATCGATCCGGCGACGATGCCCGGCATGGCGTGCGGCACCACTACCTCGCGCAGGATCGAGCCGGCATTGCCGCCGAGGTCGTAGCCGGCCTCGATCAGGCTGTCGTCGAGGCTGTCGAGCGCGGAGATCAGCGGCACGACCATGAACAGGAGCGAGGTGTAGACG encodes:
- a CDS encoding GlcG/HbpS family heme-binding protein, which produces MRLAKTLSDADARAALEAMRAALADRGKTAVLAVADDHGEPIALLRLDGAPLSSVAVATNKAFSAARLRRPSGETGRRVRHPETGFDIAYYGDPRYVGWGGGLPVMVDGVVAGAVAVSGLTDAEDEEIAAIGIAAILAAL
- a CDS encoding shikimate dehydrogenase: MSSQERFCLAGVMGQPVLHSRSPMIHGHWFAQYGLKGAYVPLAIPPERLEAALRALPALGFSGCNITLPHKVAAMAVMDEVDPRARRIGAINCVVVRPDGSLYGCNNDGFGYLESVRERFPDWRVDAGPIVVLGAGGGARAVVAALADAGAPEIRLVNRSADHAVALAAEYGGPVKAVDWSRRAEILDDAAMVVNTTTQGMTGQPALDLALDRLPVAALVSDIVYIPLETPLLAAARARGNRTVNGLGMLINQARPAFQAWFGILPEVTPDLRARLEASVG
- a CDS encoding SDR family NAD(P)-dependent oxidoreductase, with the protein product MSAADDLAPGPGAYFDLTGQVALVTGASRGIGFAIASALGRAGATVVLNARTAASLEAGAAALQAAGIVCETAPFDVADGQAAAGAVAAIEARHGRLDVLVGNAGATNRAALGDWTEAAWDAILDTNLRSALFLAQAAAGPMRRQGSGRIVFTSSITGILGRATIHAYVASKAGLAGLTRSLAAELGPHGITCNCIAPGYVETDLSRPLMADPAFVQRVVDRTALKRWAKPEEIAGVALMLASRAGSYVTGQQIAVDGGMTTTM
- a CDS encoding lysophospholipid acyltransferase family protein, which gives rise to MMIEVESEYPGTVFSPEASEDFRFSYARPEQKPFDRALIRVVEAVTGQARLERLYRTWAASGDRSKSFFEAALDLLRVRPRFDGHPLAAIPTDRPVLFLANHPFGVIDGLTLGCLATKVRPDLKIMTHSMLCQVPEARPYLLPVDFDRSAAARLTTVRTRQRAIEWLSDGHAVGIFPGGGIATAGRPLRGPALEHPWHVFVARLLAVPDLLVVPVFFHGQNSRLFQVASHLNYPLRVALIFHETRRRMGRDLRVTIGTPFRADSLPKTDRAEALDDLRRRTLSLGNARPEVLANTFRFRDWIEVD
- a CDS encoding GMC family oxidoreductase; the protein is MENYDWIVVGAGSAGCVVAGRLAEAGRGRILVLEAGPRDLSPWIHLPIGYGKTFYAPRLNWMYRTEAVPGLDGRVVYQPRGKVVGGSSSINAMVWSRGQAEDFDGWAAAGNPGWSGADVLAAYRRMEDHALGASEWHGAGGPVHISDIAGECHPLTALFVRAGLEAGLPANPDLNGATTEGVGHYQITTRNGRRVSAATAFLKPALKTGRVRLVTGALAERILFEGRRAVGIRYRRGGRVHEVRAGGGVILTAGAFNSPQILQLSGIGPADLLARHGIAPRVDSPAVGQNLQDHLCYDHVYRARRPSLNDDLLPLIGQIRAGLAYLFGRRGPLSLSVNQGGGFFRTRADLDRPDMQLYFSPLSYERAVPGVRALMKPDPFSGFSTSVSPCRPTSRGHVAIRSADPSVAPLIVPNYLDTEEDRTTILAGARFLRRLAEAPTFRDLIAAELKPGPDCASDDALAADIRARAYSVFHPCGTCRMGPDPGGSAVDPDLKVHGVDGLRVADASIFPTVTSGNTNAPAMMVGWMAADRILAEVAARRQ
- a CDS encoding ABC transporter permease; the encoded protein is MLRTLPRSPFVDAAYKAYVGLFLIYLAVPLVVVAVFAFNDSLFPALPWKGFTLDWFIGTTEPRIGLLHDRNILRGIGNSVLVALATTAVSILVGTTTAFLFERHDFPFKSFAYLMMLAPLVIPGVILGISILAFSSTVANALDDRFGWEVAALRPGLLLVVLGQFSFIATIATLVIAARLRKFDRALEEAAFDLGATPAAAFLTVTLPYLAPAVIGAGLVAFLISFENFNTTLMLVGSDPPLTITMFDRMKQGSTPVLNAVSLFLMVGSGLIGLISVMVQRDRGEGRAG